In one Bradyrhizobium sp. 4 genomic region, the following are encoded:
- a CDS encoding esterase-like activity of phytase family protein has product MRATFLGTVATIILTASSALAQSEGEFPAKLAGHLVMPAATFIDAPADAPADLKTSGKYTTGKRVDALGTVMGRSYERATGVSLPFKGQPLQGHSGIKSTADGTFWVITDNGMGARANSPDSMLYLNRYKMDWAGGKIERLETVFLHDPDRRVPFRIVHEDTEKRYLTGSDFDTEGFQIIGDTFWIGDEFGPYILKADKTGKILGLFETVADGKPVRSPDHWAVATPGAPGATYSNVNLRRSKGYEGFASSKDGKFLYGLLEGPLWDAGKKDWETVDGKEASRILEFDVAAEQFTGRYWQYVFEQNGNAIGDFNMIDPASGLIIERDNGEGTPDKACPQGSRGENCFPDLAKFKRVYKIELSDGNVGKPVRKIGYIDLLKIRDPDKKAKKPLNDGVYTFPFFTIENVDRVDETHIIVGNDNNLPFSSSRDPNKADDDEFMLLDVADFLKAK; this is encoded by the coding sequence ATGCGCGCGACTTTTCTTGGCACCGTCGCAACGATCATTCTCACCGCGAGCTCCGCGCTCGCGCAGAGCGAAGGCGAATTCCCTGCCAAGCTCGCCGGCCATTTGGTGATGCCGGCCGCCACGTTCATCGATGCGCCGGCTGATGCCCCGGCCGATCTCAAGACATCCGGCAAATACACCACCGGCAAGCGGGTGGACGCGCTCGGCACGGTGATGGGCAGGTCCTATGAGCGGGCCACCGGCGTGTCGCTGCCGTTCAAGGGCCAGCCGCTGCAGGGCCATTCCGGCATCAAATCGACGGCCGACGGCACCTTCTGGGTCATCACCGACAACGGCATGGGCGCGCGCGCCAATTCGCCGGATTCCATGCTGTACCTCAATCGTTACAAAATGGATTGGGCCGGCGGCAAGATCGAGCGGCTGGAGACCGTGTTCCTGCACGATCCCGACAGACGCGTGCCGTTCCGCATCGTGCATGAAGACACCGAGAAGCGTTACCTCACCGGCTCCGACTTCGACACCGAAGGTTTTCAGATCATCGGCGACACCTTCTGGATCGGCGACGAGTTCGGCCCCTACATCCTGAAGGCCGACAAGACCGGCAAGATTCTCGGGCTGTTCGAGACGGTCGCCGACGGCAAGCCGGTGCGCTCGCCGGATCATTGGGCGGTGGCGACCCCGGGCGCGCCGGGTGCGACCTACAGCAACGTCAACCTCCGACGCTCCAAGGGTTATGAGGGCTTCGCTTCCTCGAAAGACGGCAAGTTTCTCTACGGCCTGCTCGAGGGGCCGCTCTGGGATGCCGGGAAGAAGGACTGGGAGACGGTCGACGGCAAGGAAGCCTCGCGCATCCTCGAATTCGACGTCGCCGCGGAACAATTCACCGGCCGCTACTGGCAATATGTGTTCGAGCAGAACGGCAACGCCATCGGCGACTTCAACATGATCGACCCGGCGAGCGGCCTGATCATCGAGCGCGACAACGGCGAAGGCACGCCCGACAAGGCCTGCCCGCAAGGCAGCCGCGGCGAGAACTGCTTCCCAGACCTGGCGAAGTTCAAGCGTGTCTACAAGATCGAGCTCAGCGACGGCAATGTCGGCAAGCCCGTGCGCAAGATCGGCTACATCGACCTCCTGAAGATCAGGGACCCCGACAAGAAGGCGAAGAAGCCGCTCAATGACGGCGTCTACACCTTCCCGTTCTTCACCATCGAGAACGTCGATCGTGTCGACGAAACCCACATCATCGTCGGCAACGACAACAATCTGCCGTTCTCGTCCAGCCGCGATCCCAACAAGGCCGACGACGACGAGTTCATGCTGCTCGATGTCGCGGATTTCCTGAAGGCGAAGTGA
- a CDS encoding mucoidy inhibitor MuiA family protein has translation MRITARCLATTSLVLVTTAFASLSWAAELGATSAIDTVTVYPDGATVTRVIAVDLPSGDSTLVAKDFPLGLDTSSIRVEGEGGAKLTIGTIDARTPRAAPVNLPELDKRIEALNDQRADLQGAIDSANARRKFAEHFAEASPAGIGDKGEARPIAEWRTAFATVGEEIASADTAVRDATRKMREIDRQIAQFEVERKAKPPSKLEVRMDIAAPAATKATLRVTYNVRNARWLPLYDARLDTGAKDRKPQLELVRRAEVTQSTGEDWSNVTLGVSTVRIGRGGSAPELNSLVAQYPQVPRPRALGSVSDSAMPAAAPMPQRKMEISAAKAADDIRERAEEQQAVAEIGDFQATYKIPGRVSLGAAEGAKSLRIASMTVPADLMVRAAPVMDPTAFLEASFKQTDDTSLLPGKVAIYRDGTFVGRGKLSASAKDDIVRLGFGADDKVRIERAVLKRNEGSAGLLVTTSKTDERSFKTTIRNGHDFPIKVAIEDQLPVSENEDILVEMLPATTPPTASNIRDRRGVLEWSFDAKPGEVKDINFAWRVRWPKDKSMVIVPAG, from the coding sequence ATGCGCATCACCGCAAGATGTTTGGCGACGACGAGCCTGGTTCTGGTGACCACGGCATTCGCGTCGTTGTCATGGGCCGCCGAATTGGGCGCCACGTCGGCCATCGATACCGTCACCGTTTACCCCGATGGCGCGACCGTAACCCGCGTCATCGCGGTGGACCTGCCGTCTGGCGATTCGACGCTCGTTGCCAAGGACTTCCCGCTTGGTCTCGACACCTCCTCGATCCGGGTGGAGGGTGAGGGGGGAGCGAAGCTCACTATCGGCACGATCGATGCGCGAACGCCGCGTGCGGCGCCGGTCAATTTGCCGGAGCTGGACAAGCGCATCGAGGCACTGAACGACCAGCGCGCCGACCTGCAAGGCGCGATCGACTCGGCCAATGCGCGGCGCAAATTCGCGGAGCATTTTGCGGAAGCCTCTCCTGCCGGCATCGGCGACAAGGGCGAGGCGCGGCCGATTGCCGAATGGCGCACGGCCTTTGCCACCGTCGGCGAGGAAATTGCCAGCGCCGACACCGCCGTTCGCGACGCCACGCGCAAGATGCGCGAGATCGATCGGCAGATCGCCCAGTTCGAAGTCGAGCGCAAGGCCAAGCCGCCGAGCAAGCTCGAAGTCCGCATGGACATCGCCGCGCCGGCAGCAACCAAGGCGACGTTGAGGGTCACCTACAATGTGCGCAATGCGCGCTGGCTGCCGCTATACGACGCCCGGCTCGACACCGGCGCGAAGGATCGCAAACCGCAGCTCGAATTGGTTCGGCGCGCCGAGGTCACGCAATCAACCGGCGAGGACTGGTCCAACGTCACGCTCGGCGTCTCCACGGTCCGCATCGGCCGCGGCGGCAGCGCGCCGGAGCTGAATTCGCTTGTTGCACAATATCCGCAGGTGCCGAGGCCGCGGGCGCTGGGCTCAGTTTCGGATTCGGCAATGCCTGCTGCGGCGCCAATGCCGCAGCGAAAGATGGAAATATCGGCGGCCAAGGCGGCCGACGATATCCGCGAGCGCGCCGAAGAACAGCAGGCGGTCGCCGAAATCGGCGACTTCCAGGCCACCTACAAAATTCCCGGCCGGGTCAGCCTCGGCGCCGCCGAAGGCGCCAAGAGCCTGCGCATCGCCTCGATGACCGTGCCCGCCGATCTCATGGTGCGCGCGGCACCGGTGATGGACCCCACCGCATTCCTCGAAGCCAGCTTCAAGCAGACCGACGACACGAGTCTACTGCCGGGCAAGGTCGCAATCTATCGCGACGGGACTTTCGTCGGCCGCGGCAAGCTCTCGGCTTCGGCCAAGGACGATATCGTGCGGCTCGGCTTCGGCGCCGACGACAAGGTTAGGATCGAGCGCGCGGTGCTCAAGCGCAACGAAGGGTCGGCAGGCCTCCTGGTCACGACGTCGAAAACCGACGAGCGATCGTTCAAGACGACGATCCGCAACGGCCACGACTTCCCGATCAAAGTCGCGATCGAGGATCAGTTGCCGGTCAGCGAGAACGAGGACATCCTCGTCGAGATGTTGCCTGCGACCACGCCGCCGACCGCAAGCAACATTCGCGACCGGCGCGGCGTCCTGGAATGGTCGTTCGACGCCAAGCCCGGCGAGGTCAAGGACATCAACTTCGCCTGGCGCGTTCGCTGGCCGAAGGACAAGAGCATGGTGATCGTGCCGGCGGGCTGA
- a CDS encoding response regulator translates to MPGNMLSKGEVFVIDTDAASREQLSTALQQSAYNVICFADGASLLSEAKARMPACVLLEMPPDRSGLDVLKRLREENCMAPVLVTATNGSIAMAVDAIRSGAADFIEKPFRTRDIVDRIDAAIDEFAQPGSSRQRWLPGCEPLTAREGDVLEHLAAGLTNKEIARRMHLSARTVEGYRAGILRKAGAKNVTDLLRRIFGQGSSAQD, encoded by the coding sequence ATGCCGGGGAACATGCTTTCCAAGGGTGAGGTATTCGTCATCGACACCGATGCCGCCTCCCGCGAACAATTGTCCACCGCGCTCCAACAGAGCGCATACAACGTGATCTGCTTCGCCGACGGCGCGTCTCTGCTCTCGGAGGCCAAGGCGCGGATGCCGGCCTGCGTGCTGCTGGAGATGCCGCCCGATCGCTCCGGTCTCGACGTGCTCAAGCGCCTGCGCGAGGAAAACTGCATGGCGCCGGTGCTGGTGACCGCGACAAACGGCAGCATCGCCATGGCGGTGGATGCCATCAGGAGCGGTGCGGCCGACTTCATCGAGAAGCCGTTCCGCACCCGCGACATCGTCGACCGGATCGATGCCGCCATCGACGAGTTCGCACAGCCCGGCTCCAGCCGGCAGCGCTGGCTGCCCGGCTGCGAACCCCTGACCGCGCGAGAGGGCGACGTGCTCGAGCATCTCGCCGCCGGCCTGACCAACAAGGAGATCGCCCGGCGCATGCATCTGAGCGCACGCACGGTCGAGGGCTATCGCGCCGGCATTCTGAGGAAGGCGGGCGCCAAGAACGTCACCGATCTGCTTCGCCGCATCTTCGGGCAGGGTTCGTCCGCTCAGGATTAA
- a CDS encoding AraC family transcriptional regulator, whose product MTDLIRSAGLSYYPEVARSVGLDPKQMMRKVRLPLACLDKPDTPIAVTGLRRLLELSAEASGAEDFGLRLAERGGLTNFGAVGLIVREQATVGEAIEAFSRFIPIHHDGMKLDVTRDKQTVTVTLYLRGRQPTAPRQSIDMALGSVHRIIQSLFGSDWRPKEVHLHYPPPLDRKRYREFYGCRVTFNAEDDSILLSAHDMERRIPSAHPLIASYLRKRIEAIETRPASWEEKVDEVVRLLLAGGDCTVERVAEHLACTRRTIHRHLAEAGTSFSAILDAQRAHLAVQLIDDPGRPLADIAVQLGFSAQSAMARWFRGHFGCTITAWRKGVRPLESRTAATAA is encoded by the coding sequence ATGACCGACCTCATTCGTAGCGCAGGCTTGAGCTATTACCCGGAGGTCGCCCGGTCGGTCGGGCTCGACCCCAAACAAATGATGCGCAAGGTCAGGCTGCCGCTGGCCTGCCTCGACAAGCCCGATACGCCCATTGCCGTCACCGGCCTGCGCCGCCTGCTCGAATTGTCGGCAGAGGCGTCCGGAGCCGAAGATTTCGGCTTGCGGCTTGCCGAGCGCGGCGGGCTGACCAATTTCGGCGCAGTCGGCCTGATCGTGCGCGAACAGGCGACCGTTGGTGAAGCCATCGAAGCCTTCTCGCGCTTCATCCCGATCCATCACGACGGCATGAAGCTGGATGTCACCCGCGACAAGCAGACCGTCACCGTCACGCTGTACCTGCGCGGCCGACAGCCGACCGCGCCGCGCCAGTCGATCGACATGGCGCTCGGCAGCGTCCACCGCATCATCCAGTCGCTGTTCGGCAGCGATTGGCGGCCGAAGGAAGTTCACCTGCACTACCCACCGCCGCTCGACCGCAAGCGCTACCGCGAGTTCTACGGCTGCCGTGTGACCTTCAATGCGGAGGACGATTCGATCCTGTTGTCGGCACACGACATGGAGCGCCGGATCCCGAGCGCGCATCCGCTGATCGCGAGCTATCTGCGCAAGCGGATCGAGGCGATCGAGACGCGGCCGGCAAGCTGGGAGGAGAAGGTCGACGAGGTCGTCCGTCTCCTGCTCGCCGGCGGCGACTGCACGGTCGAGCGCGTCGCCGAGCACCTCGCCTGCACCCGCCGCACCATCCACCGCCATCTCGCCGAAGCCGGCACCAGCTTCTCGGCCATCCTCGACGCGCAGCGCGCCCATCTCGCGGTCCAGCTGATCGACGACCCCGGCCGACCGCTGGCCGACATCGCCGTGCAACTCGGCTTCTCCGCACAGAGCGCCATGGCCCGCTGGTTCCGCGGCCATTTCGGCTGCACCATCACCGCATGGCGCAAAGGCGTCCGGCCATTGGAATCACGGACCGCGGCGACCGCGGCTTGA
- a CDS encoding NnrS family protein produces MAGVRSRNFEGWPLFANSFRPFFLLAAIQAGLSILAWLPMFYGELSVSSAFAPRDWHVHEMLYGFLPAVITGFLFTAIPNWTGRLPIQGTSLAALVAVWLAGRVAVTLSADIGWAFALAVDAAFLTLVVAAATREIIAGGNWRNLPVVVLVLVLLAGNVAFHLEAHYAGAADVGIRVGIGVVVVMISLIGGRIIPSFTRNWLVKFNPGRLPVPFGRFDGVVIGCSAIAIIAWIVAPLSTVTGAVMALVGVLHLVRLARWAGDRTFRERLPLILHVGYVFVPLGFLLHAFAVFGALPPSAGIHAWMAGAAGTMTLAVMTRASLGHTGQALTASPATQAIYAAIIVAALARVAAVVWPAHSDALLHLAACGWIVAFLGFAIAFGPLLAGSRRRALAIMGVPVPAR; encoded by the coding sequence ATGGCTGGCGTCCGATCCCGCAACTTTGAGGGCTGGCCGCTGTTTGCGAACAGCTTTCGGCCCTTTTTCCTGCTCGCCGCCATCCAGGCAGGGCTTTCGATCCTGGCATGGCTGCCGATGTTCTATGGCGAATTGTCGGTGAGCTCCGCTTTCGCGCCGCGCGACTGGCACGTCCATGAGATGCTCTACGGCTTCTTGCCGGCGGTGATCACGGGATTCCTGTTCACGGCGATCCCGAACTGGACCGGGCGGCTGCCGATCCAGGGGACGTCCTTGGCCGCGCTGGTGGCGGTCTGGCTCGCCGGTCGGGTCGCGGTGACGCTGTCTGCCGATATCGGCTGGGCGTTTGCGCTTGCCGTCGATGCCGCCTTCCTGACGCTGGTCGTCGCTGCTGCAACGCGCGAGATCATCGCCGGCGGCAACTGGCGCAACCTTCCTGTGGTGGTGCTGGTGCTCGTGTTGCTCGCAGGCAATGTCGCCTTCCATCTCGAAGCGCATTACGCGGGTGCGGCCGATGTCGGCATCCGCGTCGGCATCGGCGTGGTCGTTGTGATGATCTCGCTGATCGGCGGCCGCATCATCCCGAGTTTCACCCGAAACTGGCTGGTCAAGTTCAACCCCGGCCGCCTGCCGGTGCCGTTCGGGCGTTTTGACGGTGTGGTGATCGGGTGCAGCGCAATTGCGATCATCGCGTGGATCGTCGCGCCCTTGAGTACGGTTACCGGGGCGGTGATGGCACTGGTGGGTGTGCTGCACCTGGTGCGGCTTGCGCGCTGGGCCGGTGATCGCACCTTCCGCGAGCGGTTGCCCCTGATTCTCCATGTCGGCTATGTCTTCGTGCCGCTTGGCTTCCTCCTGCATGCTTTTGCCGTCTTCGGCGCGTTGCCGCCGAGCGCGGGCATCCACGCCTGGATGGCGGGAGCGGCTGGAACCATGACGCTCGCGGTGATGACCCGTGCGAGTCTCGGCCATACCGGACAGGCGCTGACGGCGTCGCCGGCGACACAAGCCATCTATGCCGCGATCATCGTCGCGGCGCTGGCGCGGGTCGCGGCGGTGGTTTGGCCGGCGCACAGCGATGCGTTGCTGCACCTTGCCGCGTGCGGCTGGATCGTTGCGTTCCTCGGCTTTGCCATCGCGTTCGGTCCGCTGCTCGCCGGCAGCCGTCGCCGCGCCCTCGCCATCATGGGCGTGCCCGTCCCGGCACGCTGA
- a CDS encoding Crp/Fnr family transcriptional regulator has product MAKVDTSLVAHLPLFGGVKPEDLEEILREARSVRYPKNSAIFEQGADAQSFFLLLHGHVRAAKTTPTGEQIVVRYVAPGETFGLAMAIGAARYPATAIAVDDSVALIWPTSAWPRLVERFPSLAANTLQTVGTRLQESHTRILEMSTQQVEQRVAHALLRLAKQSGKKLDHGIEIDFPISRQDIAQMTGTTLHTVSRILSSWEQQGLVESGRQRIILRDPHGIVVLAERSPDSGAA; this is encoded by the coding sequence ATGGCCAAGGTCGACACATCGCTGGTTGCGCATTTGCCGCTGTTTGGGGGTGTCAAACCGGAGGACCTCGAGGAGATCCTGCGCGAAGCCCGCTCAGTGCGCTATCCCAAGAACAGCGCCATTTTTGAGCAGGGCGCGGACGCGCAATCCTTCTTCCTGCTGCTGCACGGCCATGTTCGCGCGGCCAAGACCACACCGACCGGCGAGCAGATCGTGGTGCGCTATGTCGCGCCGGGCGAAACGTTCGGTCTCGCGATGGCGATCGGTGCCGCGCGCTATCCGGCCACGGCGATCGCGGTCGACGACAGCGTCGCACTGATCTGGCCGACCTCGGCATGGCCACGACTGGTCGAGCGATTTCCCTCGCTTGCCGCCAACACGCTCCAGACCGTCGGCACGCGGCTCCAGGAGAGCCACACCCGGATCCTGGAAATGTCGACCCAGCAGGTCGAGCAGCGTGTCGCTCATGCGCTGCTGCGCCTCGCCAAACAATCCGGCAAGAAGCTCGACCACGGCATCGAGATCGATTTCCCGATCAGCCGCCAGGACATCGCGCAGATGACCGGCACCACGCTGCACACCGTGAGCCGCATCCTGAGCAGCTGGGAACAGCAGGGACTGGTCGAGAGCGGCCGTCAGCGCATCATCCTGCGCGATCCGCATGGGATCGTCGTGCTCGCGGAGCGGAGCCCCGACAGCGGCGCGGCGTGA
- a CDS encoding DUF1858 domain-containing protein, which produces MPFGSDDLVDDIMRTAPHTIRVFLAFRMACVGCPIATFHTVDDACREHGIDRDKFLAALCDRVPA; this is translated from the coding sequence ATGCCTTTTGGATCCGACGATCTGGTCGATGACATCATGCGCACGGCGCCGCACACGATCCGCGTGTTTCTCGCCTTCAGGATGGCTTGCGTTGGCTGTCCGATCGCAACCTTCCACACGGTCGATGACGCCTGCCGCGAGCATGGCATCGATCGCGACAAATTCCTCGCCGCGCTGTGCGACCGCGTGCCGGCGTGA
- the hemN gene encoding oxygen-independent coproporphyrinogen III oxidase, protein MRADLAASYGEERLPRYTSYPTAPHFSPAIGEGAYARWLAELPAAASASLYLHVPFCREMCWYCGCHTQIVRRDGLIAAYLRTLRSEIAQVSETIGRRIKVEHIHFGGGTPTIMAPEAFAELMAAMRQAFFVLPSAEIAVEIDPRTLTADMVEAMRLSGVNRASLGVQSFDPVVQRAINRVQSLEQTASVVDMLQRAGINGINFDLIYGLPHQTVASCLDTVRRSLELGPDRFSVFGYAHVPAFKRHQRMINEAVLPDGLARHDQACAIANALKEAGYVQIGLDHFARPDDSMAVAFEQRTLRRNFQGYTTDKGEVLLGFGASAIGHLSQGYVQNEVQIGAYAQSIAAGHLATAKGYGLTDDDRLRADIIERIMCEFSADLGDICARHGAEAGAMLKSASRLKPLISDGVVRLDGDRIAVAKDSRFLVRSVAAAFDAHLDPAKQLHSRAV, encoded by the coding sequence ATGAGGGCCGATCTTGCGGCGAGCTACGGCGAAGAACGACTGCCGCGCTACACGAGCTACCCGACCGCACCGCATTTCTCGCCGGCGATCGGCGAGGGCGCCTACGCCCGGTGGCTGGCGGAGCTCCCGGCGGCGGCCAGCGCGTCGCTTTATTTGCACGTGCCGTTCTGCCGCGAGATGTGCTGGTATTGCGGCTGCCATACCCAGATCGTTCGTCGAGACGGTCTCATCGCGGCCTATCTGCGTACGCTGCGCAGCGAGATCGCGCAGGTGTCCGAGACGATCGGCCGGCGCATCAAGGTCGAGCACATCCATTTCGGTGGCGGCACCCCGACGATCATGGCGCCGGAGGCTTTTGCCGAGTTGATGGCGGCGATGCGCCAAGCCTTCTTCGTGCTGCCGTCGGCCGAGATTGCGGTCGAGATCGATCCCCGCACGCTGACGGCCGACATGGTCGAGGCCATGCGGCTCTCCGGGGTCAATCGCGCGAGCCTGGGCGTGCAGAGCTTCGACCCTGTCGTGCAGCGCGCGATCAACCGTGTGCAGAGTCTTGAACAGACGGCTTCCGTCGTCGACATGCTCCAGCGCGCCGGCATCAACGGGATCAACTTCGATTTGATCTACGGACTGCCGCACCAGACCGTTGCCTCGTGCCTGGATACGGTGCGACGTTCGCTCGAGCTTGGGCCCGACCGCTTCTCGGTGTTCGGCTACGCGCATGTGCCTGCTTTCAAGAGGCACCAGCGCATGATCAACGAGGCCGTGCTGCCCGACGGCCTTGCGCGCCACGACCAGGCCTGCGCGATCGCCAATGCGTTGAAGGAGGCCGGTTATGTGCAGATCGGGCTCGATCATTTCGCGCGGCCGGACGATTCCATGGCTGTGGCCTTCGAGCAACGCACGCTGCGGCGCAATTTTCAGGGCTACACCACCGACAAGGGCGAAGTCCTGCTCGGCTTCGGCGCGAGCGCGATCGGACATTTGTCGCAGGGCTATGTCCAGAACGAGGTCCAGATCGGCGCATATGCGCAGAGCATCGCCGCGGGTCATTTGGCCACCGCTAAAGGCTATGGGCTCACCGACGACGACCGGCTGCGCGCCGACATCATCGAACGCATCATGTGCGAGTTCAGCGCCGATCTCGGCGATATCTGCGCGCGTCATGGCGCAGAGGCCGGGGCAATGCTGAAATCGGCATCGCGTCTGAAGCCGCTGATCTCCGACGGCGTCGTGAGACTGGACGGCGACCGCATCGCAGTCGCAAAGGACTCGCGCTTTCTCGTGCGCAGCGTCGCAGCCGCGTTCGACGCGCATCTGGATCCCGCGAAGCAGTTGCACAGCCGGGCGGTGTGA
- the nirK gene encoding copper-containing nitrite reductase has protein sequence MFTRRAALISAAATALMLATPALAADDLKLPRQKVELVAPPFVHAHEQATKQGPKIVEFTLTIEEKKVVIDEKGTTFQAMTFNGSMPGPMMVVHEGDYVETTLVNPASNSMPHNIDFHSATGALGGGALTLVNPGEQVVLRWKATKTGVFVYHCAPGGPMIPWHVVSGMNGAVMVLPRDGLNDGKGHALKYDKVYYVGEQDMYVPRDDKGNFKSYESPGEAFTDTEEVMKKLIPSHVVFNGKVGALTGKNALTANVGENVLIVHSQANRDSRPHLIGGHGDYVWETGKFSNAPETGLETWFIRGGSAGAALYKFMQPGIYAYVTHNLIEAADLGATAHFKVEGKWNHDLMTQVKAPADIPPPNTN, from the coding sequence ATGTTCACCCGCCGAGCCGCATTGATCAGCGCCGCCGCCACCGCCTTGATGCTGGCGACACCCGCCTTGGCTGCCGACGATCTCAAACTGCCGCGCCAGAAGGTCGAGCTGGTCGCTCCGCCGTTCGTGCACGCGCATGAGCAAGCGACCAAGCAGGGCCCCAAGATCGTGGAATTCACGCTCACGATCGAGGAGAAGAAAGTCGTCATCGACGAGAAGGGAACCACCTTCCAGGCGATGACTTTCAACGGCTCGATGCCGGGTCCGATGATGGTCGTGCACGAGGGCGACTACGTCGAAACGACGCTGGTCAATCCCGCATCCAACTCCATGCCGCACAACATCGACTTCCATTCCGCGACCGGTGCGCTCGGCGGCGGTGCGCTCACGCTGGTCAATCCCGGCGAGCAGGTCGTCTTGCGCTGGAAGGCGACCAAGACCGGCGTGTTCGTCTACCATTGCGCACCGGGCGGCCCGATGATCCCCTGGCACGTCGTCTCCGGCATGAACGGTGCCGTGATGGTGCTGCCGCGTGACGGCCTCAACGACGGCAAGGGCCACGCACTGAAATACGACAAGGTCTATTATGTCGGCGAGCAGGACATGTACGTGCCACGCGACGACAAGGGCAATTTCAAATCCTATGAATCGCCGGGCGAAGCCTTCACCGACACCGAAGAGGTGATGAAGAAGCTGATCCCCTCCCATGTGGTGTTCAACGGCAAGGTCGGCGCGCTCACCGGCAAGAATGCGCTCACCGCCAATGTCGGCGAGAACGTGCTGATCGTGCATTCGCAGGCCAATCGCGACAGCCGTCCGCATCTGATCGGCGGCCATGGCGATTATGTCTGGGAGACCGGCAAGTTCTCCAACGCGCCGGAGACGGGGCTCGAGACCTGGTTCATCCGCGGCGGCTCGGCGGGCGCTGCGCTGTACAAGTTCATGCAGCCCGGCATCTACGCCTATGTCACGCACAATCTGATCGAGGCCGCCGACCTCGGCGCCACCGCGCACTTCAAGGTCGAAGGCAAATGGAACCACGATCTGATGACGCAGGTGAAGGCTCCTGCCGATATCCCGCCCCCCAACACCAACTAG
- a CDS encoding SUMF1/EgtB/PvdO family nonheme iron enzyme, whose amino-acid sequence MLIAFKLKLLLACAAGLAGPIAVAPLVSDIGTHGTATEPAIVRVAPGSLSYREAGDFTRAGQQAEAPLRAMRFERPLHIMRHQVSSSDYQICVREGACRALDRGVAIASDRPAVQVSWHDAEAYAGWLSRKTGHSYRLPSDAEWAFAAGSRFRDDGLPVDAADPSKRWIGRYERESERDLFDTTAYPFGKFGSNEHGIEDLAGNVWEWTSTCFVRSRTDAAGNTGKPTVNCGVRVAEGAHRAYVTDFIRDARAGGCAQGVPPANLGFRLVREETSWVASVSARWSKTWAARS is encoded by the coding sequence ATGCTGATCGCATTCAAGCTGAAGCTGCTACTCGCCTGCGCCGCCGGGCTTGCGGGGCCGATCGCAGTGGCGCCGCTGGTATCGGACATCGGGACCCACGGCACCGCGACGGAGCCCGCCATCGTCAGGGTCGCGCCAGGCAGCCTGTCCTATCGCGAGGCCGGCGATTTCACGCGTGCCGGACAGCAAGCGGAAGCGCCGCTGCGCGCGATGCGCTTCGAGAGGCCGCTGCACATCATGCGGCATCAGGTCTCGTCATCCGACTATCAGATTTGCGTGCGGGAGGGAGCTTGCCGCGCGCTTGATCGCGGCGTGGCCATCGCCTCCGATCGACCCGCGGTGCAGGTGAGCTGGCACGATGCCGAGGCGTATGCGGGTTGGCTCTCGCGCAAGACCGGTCACAGCTACCGCCTGCCGAGCGACGCGGAATGGGCTTTTGCGGCCGGCTCCAGATTCAGAGATGACGGCCTTCCGGTGGACGCAGCAGATCCATCGAAGCGCTGGATCGGTCGCTACGAGCGTGAATCCGAGCGCGACCTCTTCGACACGACCGCCTATCCGTTCGGCAAGTTCGGTTCGAACGAGCACGGCATCGAAGATCTCGCCGGCAATGTCTGGGAGTGGACCTCGACCTGCTTCGTGCGCTCGCGCACCGACGCGGCCGGCAATACCGGCAAACCGACCGTGAACTGCGGCGTGCGCGTCGCCGAAGGTGCCCACCGCGCCTATGTCACGGATTTCATCCGCGACGCCCGCGCCGGCGGCTGCGCGCAAGGCGTACCGCCTGCCAATCTCGGCTTCCGCCTGGTGCGAGAGGAAACGTCCTGGGTCGCCAGCGTATCGGCGCGGTGGAGCAAGACGTGGGCGGCGAGGTCGTGA